The Chloroflexota bacterium DNA segment TCGATGGGAGAGGGATGGGGTGAGGGTGCTACCGCGGGCGATGGAGGCCGCCGCCCGGCGCATGTCGAACGAGGAAGAGCGCCCCACTGCCCAAGCCAGGCCGCACACGTTCATCCAGCGCCCACCGGTCCGCGATGAACCGCGCTCACACGCCCGACCCGGTCCTCGCCGTCGAGAACCTCGCCATGTACTACGCGACGCGGGCCGGCGACGTGCGCGCCGTCGATGGGGTTTCGTTCGCCGTCCAGCGGGGGGAGTCCATTGGCCTGGTGGGCGAGTCCGGTTGCGGCAAATCCTCCATCGCCATGGCCCTGCTCAAGCTGCTGCCGGTGAACGCCCGCCTCGTCAGGGGCAAGATCCTGCTCAACGGCGCCGACCTCGCGCCGCTCTCTGACGACGAGATGCGGGCGCACCGGTGGAACCACATCGCCATGGTGTTCCAGGCGGCCATGAACGCGCTCAACCCCGTCTACCGGGTCGGCGACCAGATCATCGAGGCCCTTGACGCCCACATCCGGTCAACCCCCGAGATCTCGATGGAGCGCGTGCGGGAGCTCTTCGACCTCGTGAGTCTCGATCCAAGCTTCATTCCGCGCTATCCGCACGAGTACAGCGGCGGCATGAAGCAGCGCGCCGGCATCGCCATGGCCCTGGCCTGCGAGCCGGACCTGCTGATCGCGGACGAGCCAACCACGGCGCTCGATGTCATCGTGCAGGACCGCATTCTCAAGGAGCTGCGGAAGGTCCAAGAGGCTCTGAACATGAGCCTGATCTACATCTCGCACGACATGGCCGTCATCGCCGAAGTCAGCCACGCCGTGGGCGTGATGTACGCGGGCCGGATCGTGGAGTGGGGCGAGACGGTGGAGGTCTTTCACCGCCCGATCCACCCCTATACGCAGACGCTGATGTCGGCATTTCCCAGCGTGACCGGACCCAAGCACAAGCTGGCGATGCTTTCGGGCGAGCCCCCCAACCTGCTCACGCCGCCGCCCGGATGCCGCTTCCATCCGCGCTGTCCCTATGCCACCGACGTCTGTCGCTCGGAAGAGCCGCCCACGGTGCGCTCCGGCTCCCACTGGGCCGCCTGCTGGCACCCCCTCGACGGAGCGGCCGCCTGATGGCCACCGCCGCGTCCGTCGGGACCAGGCCCTTGGTCAAAGTCGAGGACCTGCAGAAGCGCTTCCCAGTCTCCGCCGGCCTCTTCGAGCGCAGCCACAGCTTCGTCCACGCCGTGGACGGCGTCTCCTTCGAGCTGGCCCGTGGCGAAAGCTTCGGCCTGGTCGGCGAGTCCGGCTGCGGAAAGACGACCACCGGACGGCTGCTGGTCCGGCTGGCCGAGCCAAGCGACGGGCGGGTGCTCTTCGACGACGCTGTGGGCACGCCAACCGACATCACCCACCTGTCCGGGGCGGACCTCAAGGCCTTTCGACGCCGGGCGCAGATGATCTTTCAGGACCCCTACGAGTCGCTCAATCCGCGCCGCACGATCTTCGACACCGTCGCCGAGCCGCTCAAGGTCCAGGACGCCTGCGGCCCGCACGAGTGCCTGGAGCGGGTTTCGCGCATGTTGGAAATGGTGGGGCTCACGCCCGCGGCGGCCTATCTCTTCCGCTATCCCCACGAGCTGTCTGGCGGGCAGCGGCAGCGGGCCGCCATCGCCCGGGCCCTGGTCATCGAGCCGATCTTCGTCGTCGCCGACGAGCCCACCTCGATGCTGGACGTCTCGATCCGAACCGGCGTCATGCAGCTGATGCAAAGCCTCGCCGACCGCCTGGGGATCAGCTACCTCTACATCACGCACGACCTGGCCGTGGCCCGCTACATGTGCTCCCGCATCGCCGTGATGTACCTCGGCAAGATCGTGGAAATGGGCGACACCGAGGCCGTGCTCCAGCACCCCAAGCACCCCTACACCCAGGCGCTGTTGTCCGCCGTGCCGATTCCCGATCCCACCGTGACCCGCGCCCCGGTCAGAATCGCCGGCGGCGTCTCGACGCCGGTGGACCCGCCGCCCCGCTGCCGCTTCTACGACCGCTGCCCAATCGCCGACGACTTCTGCCGCGACAACGACCACCCGCCGCTCGAATCCAAAGGCTCAGGCCAACTGGCGGCTTGCTACAAGGCGTAGTGCAGCGTTTCTGACCAATATGACATCATGGTCATATTGGTGAACGGGCGGCGTCGGGATAGAGGAGGCGCAGCGTGACCAGACGGGTGAGCGTGGCGCGGGCCAAAGCCGAGCTATCGGCGCTGATGGCGGCGGTCGCCTATCAAGGCCAGCACGTCGTGATTGAACGCCGAGGCAGGCCGATGGCTGCGCTGGTGAGCGTGGACGACCTTGACCGGATCGAGGCGGAGCGGGCGACCTCAGCGCGGCCGCGGGGCGCGCTAGCCCTCGTAAGAGCCTGGGAAGACGTCGGCGATTCCGAGATCGACGCGATGATTGCCGACATCTACGCCGCGCGCGAGCAAGACACCGGACGCGAGGTGGCGCTCGACGACTGATGTACCTCCTCGACACTGACGTTCTGAGCAATCTCCTAAAGCGCTCGCCCTCGATATCTCTGATCGCAAAGCTGGCCAGCGTGCCGGCGGAGCAGCAATTCACGTCGAGCATCACGCTCGGCGAGTTGATCTACGGCGCACAACGACGGGGGACAGAAGGGGATGTCCTGCTGCGTCGAATCGAAACCCTGCTCCTGCCCGAGCTGCCGGTGCTGCCCTTCGACACCGCCGCCGCGAGGCGTTATGGCGCACTGCGAGCCGAGTTGGAGCGGTGCGGAACGCCCTTGGGCGATGCCGACCTGCGCATCGCCGCCATCGCACTCGAGCGCGGTCTGAGCGTCGTCACCGGAAACCTGCGGCACTTCCAGCGGGTCCCGGGCCTGCCCGTCGAGAATTGGCTCTAGTCGAGAGCTTCTGATTGGTGTCGGTGCCGGAGGGTCAACGGTAGACCTGGTCTCGCCCGGCCACTCGCAGCACCAGAACCCGCAGCACTTCGTCCTGGAGGTCGCAGATCACGCGGCACCGCCCGACCCGGTAGCGCCACAAGCCGCCCATCGGTCCGGTCAATGCCTTGCCGCGCCGCCGCGGATCGTCGAGAACCGCGACAAGTTCGTCCATGTACTCAACCACGCGTCGCGCCATGCGCCGATCAAGCCTGCGAAGTTCCCTCAGCGCCGTGTCGGTGTAGTCAACCGTCCAGGCCAAGGTCGGCTTTCACGTCGGCTGCCGGGTGTACTGGCTCCTGCCCCTTGCGCACGCGCTCGAGCGCATCGGCGGCCAGGTAGTAGTCCTCGAGGTCGTCGATGCCGCCTTCAATCAGCTCGCGCAAGTAATAGGCCTTCGAGCGCCCGGTTTGCGCGGCGAGGAGGCGCAGCCGCTCCTCGGTTTCGCGAGACAGGCGGATCGACGTCGCCAAAAGTGATAGCTCTGAATGCAGTGAATACAAGTATGCATAGTATCTCGGGCGGCACCAAAAGTGTGGCGAGCGCTAAGCCGCCAATGCCGCCAGCCGGATCGAAGGCCGTCTCCACGCGGCGCAAACCGCCAGCAGCGAGGTCGAATTGGAGCATTGGCGTAGGTCCGCTCAGGGCGCCGCCGCGCGGCAAGAACCCGCGCTAGGCCGCGGCGAAACCGCCGGCGGAGGAGGTGGGATTCGAACCCACGACCGAGGGGAGCACCCCCGGTAACCGCTTAGCAGGCGGCCGCACTAGACCAACTATGCGACTCCTCCAAGTTCGGACCGGGCCGGATCGGGCATCGGGCGGAGGGGGTGGGATTCGAACCCACGAGGCGGGCAAGCCGCCTAGTGGTTTTCAAGACCACCTCCTTAAGCCACTCGGACACCCCTCCAGCTTTACCGAAGTATAGCCCGGCCAGACCGCCGCGGACCCGCGTGCCGCCTGGCTATGCTGGCGTCGCCCTGATGGCGGCGCACCGCGTGGCCACACTGGCGCGAGGCGAGGGGAAATCGGCGTGTGCGGCAAGGCTTCCGTGCCCCGCGGCTGCGACGATTCGCCGGACGAGGCGCTGCTGCGCGGGGCGGCGCTGTTCAATCAGCGCGCCTTCTATGCCCAACACGAGGTCCTGGAAGACGCCTGGCGGGCCGAAACGGGAACGGTGCGCGATCTGTACCGCGGGATCTTGCAGGTCGGCGTGGGGTGCTATCACCTTTCGCGCGGGAACCATCGCGGCGCCTGCAACCTGCTGCGCTACGGCTTGGCGCGCTTGGAGCGATTCGAACCGGTGTGCCTTGGGGTGGACGTGTCAGCGCTGCGGAGGGATGCGGCGCGGGCGCTGGCGGCGCTCGAAGCACTGGGTCCGGAGCGCCTGGATGAGTTTGACGATCGATTGCTCCCGCGGGTGGCCTTCGTCGCGCCGGAGACTGCCTAAGGACCGGACGACTCCCCGGCTTTGCCGTCCGCACCGCCTCCATCCACCACGGCACGTACGATGGCGCACTGAGGGCGTCGCGCCGAGATTCAGAAACGGTTCCGGGCCGTCGGCGGCGCTGAGTCGGGAGCCATTAACAAGACGCAGGGGGACCAAATGGCGGGGGCACTGGCCATCACCGGCGCCGGACGCGGCATCGGTCGAGCGATCGCGTTGCGCATGGCCCGCGAAGGCTGGGCCGTCGCGGTGTCCGACATCAACGGCGACAGCGCCGCCGCGGTGGCGGCTGAGATCGAGCAGACCGGCCGGCGCGCGCGCGGCGACGCGCTGGACGTCACCGACCCGGACGCCGTGTCGGCCTGGGTGAATGAGGTGGACGCCGACCTGGGCGGGCTCACCGGCGCGGTCGCAAACGCCGGCATCATCACCATCCGGCCGCTGCTGGAGGTTTCGCCCGATGAGTGGCGCCAGGTAATGGCGGTCAACCTGGACGGCGCGTTCTTCTTCTGTCAGGCCGCCGGACGGGTGATGACGCCACGCGGGAAGGGAAGCATCGTCATCATCTCCTCGGCGTCGTCCCGCCGACCCTCGCTGTGGCTGGGGCCTTACAGCACCAGCAAGACCGCGCTGCACGGGCTCACGCGCAATCTGGCCCTGGAGCTGAGCGAGCATCAGGTGCGCGTCAACGCCATCAGCCCCGGCCTCGTGGATACCGACATGTGGGAGAAGATCGACCGCGAGCGAGGCGGCCGCCAGGGGCGGGCAGCCGGCGAGGTGTTCGCCGAGATGATCAAGATGGTCCCCTTGGGCCGCGCCCAGGTGCCCGAGGACGTCGCCACCATTGCCGCGTTCCTGCTGTCGGAGGAAACCGAGTACATCACCGGGCAGAACATCAGCTACGACGGCGGGTTCCAGATGCCCTAAGCGGGCTCACGCGCGCGGCCGGGGCGCACTCCCCCCGCTCCGCCGCCACGGTCCGCCTTCCCCCCACTCCCCGGATGACACCTTGGCGTCGCAAATTCGTCATTCCGGCGGAAGCCGGAATCCAGTCCGGTTGCGCCTGGCTACATGGGGTGAGGCGGTTTGCGAACCGCCCGTGCCGGAATTGGCAAGCGTCTCTAGGTGGGAATGGGCTGGAAATTGGGTGCATGTCATGAATGCAGGGAACGCCTCCAGCGCGCATGACGATGGAATAAACGGCCTATCGCATGGCCGCGAAGTCCACCAGAAAAATCCCCGGCAGCAGAAAGCCCCGTTGCTATACTCGGGTCCCAGACGACTTTTCTTCGATTCCGAAGTAATAGAGGTGCGCGCTTGACCACTACCGACGACGCGCCGGCCGCCGCCGCCGTCGCGGAGACCATGCCGCCGGACGAGATGCCGGCGCTTGAGTCCATGGAAGCCTTGTTGGAAGAGGCAACCGCGCAGCTGCCGAGCATCGGCCGCGGCGACGTCCTCGAGGGCGTCGTCGTTGGCATCGAGCCCGACGAGATCCTGGTCGACATCGGCCTCAAGGCCGAGGGCTTCGTGCCCGAGCGCGAGCAGTGGGACAACCGGCTCGAGGAGCCCCGCCCGACCTATTCGCTTGGCGAGACGGTGCTCGTGTACGTGGTGCAGCCGGAGGGCGACGGGCGCGCCATGCTCTCCTTCCGCCGCGCCGAGCAGGAAAAGGTCTGGCGCGCCACCGAGGAGCTCTTCGAAAAGGGCGAGATCATCGACGCCACGATCCTCGAATACAACAAGGGCGGCGTCCTGGTGGACGTGGGGCCGCGCGGCTTCGTGCCGCTGTCACAGCTCACCAGCCTGCGCCGCGGCGCCAGCGACGAGACCGAAGACGAGTTGGCCGCGCGGCTGGCGGAACTGGTCGGCCGCAAGATCAACGTCAAGATCATCGAGCTCGACCGTCGCCGCAATCGCCTGATCCTCTCCGAGCGCGTCGCCGAGCGCGAGGTCCGGTCCCGCCGCCGCGAGGTGCTGCTGGACGAACTGCAGGTCGGTCAAGTGCGGCAGGGCATCGTGAGCAACATCTGCAGCTTCGGCGCCTTCGTCGACCTGGGCGGCGCGGATGGCCTGGCCCACATCTCCGAGCTCTCGTGGAGCCGGGTGGAAAGCCCCGAGGAGATTCTGAAGCCGGGTCAGGAGATCGAGGTCTACGTCCTGTCCCTCGACCGCGAGGACAAGAAGATCGCCCTCAGCCTGCGCCGCGCGACCAAGGACCCGTGGCAGTCGCTGGAGTCCAAGTACGGCGTGAACGAGATCGTCGAGGGCGAGGTGACCAAGCTGGCGCCGTTCGGGGCCTTCGTGCGGCTCACCGACGGCATCGAAGGGCTGGCCCACGCCTCCGATCTCGGCGACGCGGCGCTGGACTCGATGCGCGAAGGCGACTTCGGCAAGTTCCAGATCCTGAGCATCGACGCCGGCCGGCGGCGGATCCGGTTGTCTCCCTTACCCACCGAGGTCGCCGATAGTGCGACAATGGAGGCGTAGGCCACCGCCCACGGTCGACACCGGGGCCGCTGCAGGGGATGTCAGGTGAACGACCGCCTGAATAAGTTCACCGAGCGGGCGAAGAAAGTCCTGGTCTTTGCCCAGGACGAAGCGACTCGGTTTAATCACAACTACATCGGCACCGAGCACTTGCTGCTTGGTCTGGTGCGCGAGGGCGAGGGCATCGCCGCGCAGGTGCTCACCAACCTCGGCGTCGAGCTGAACAAAGTCCGCAACGCCGTGGAGTTCATCATCGGCCGCGGCGAGCGCATGGTGGTGGGCGACATCAGCCTCACGCCCCGCGCCAAGCGGGTCATCGAGCTCTCCATCGAGGAAGCGCGGCGGCTCGGGCACAACTACATCGGCACCGAGCATCTGCTGCTTGGCCTGGTGCGCGAGGGCGAAGGCATCGCCGCCGGCGTGCTCGAGAGCCTGGGCGTGAACCTCGAGAAGGTGCGGGCCCAGGTCGTCCAACTGGTGAGCCAGAACTCCACCGAGCGCGGTCGCGGCGAAGCGAAAAAGAGCGGCTCCAAGACTCCCGTCGCCGATCAGATGGGCATCGACCTCACCGCGGCGGCGCGCGCCGGCAAGCTGGACCCGGTGATCGGGCGTCACGACGAGGTCGAGCGCGTCATCCAGATTCTCAGCCGCCGCACCAAGAACAATCCGGCGCTCATCGGCGACCCCGGCGTGGGCAAGACGGCCATCGTGGAGGGTCTGGCGCAGCGCATCGTCTCGGGCGACGTGCCCGAGTCGCTTCGCGGCCGGCGGCTGCTCACGCTCGACATGGGTGCCCTCGTCGCCGGCACCAAGTATCGCGGCGAGTTCGAAGAGCGGCTCAAGAAGGTCATCGACGAGCTCAAGTCGGCCAGCGACTGCGCCCTGTTCATCGACGAGTTGCACACCGTGGTTGGCGCGGGCGCGGCCGAAGGCGCGGTGGACGCCGCCAATATCCTCAAGCCGTCGCTGGCCCGCGGCGAGCTGCAGGTCATCGGCGCCACCACCCTCGACGAGTACCGCAAATACGTGGAGCGCGACTCGGCGCTCGAACGCCGCTTCCAACCCGTCACCGTGCGCGAGCCGTCGATCGACGAGACCATCGCGATCCTGACCGGCGTGCGCCCGCGCTACGAAGAGCACCACCGCGTCCAGATCACCGACGACGCGGTCAAGGCCGCCGCCGAGCTGGCCGGCCGCTACGTCACCGATCGCTTCCTCCCCGACAAGGCCATCGACGTGATGGACGAGGCGGCGGCCAAAGTCAAGATTCGCCACGGCATGCCCCCGCGCGCCGTGCGCGAGTTGGAAGCGAAGCTCGAGCAGATCACCAACGACAAAGCGCGCACCATCAACGAGCAGCGCTTCGAGGACGCCAACGAGCTGCGGCAATCCGAGCAGCAGCTGCGCATCGAGTTGAACGAGGCGCGGCAATCCTGGACCTCCGAGCAGGGCGAAGGACCGCCGCACGTCGGCGAGGACGAGGTGAGCCAGGTCGTCGCCATGTGGACCGGCATTCCGGTCACCCGCATTCGCCAGGAGGAGTCCGAGCGCCTGCTGCACATGGAAGACGTGCTCGCGCGCCGCATCGTCAGCCAGCAGGAGCCGATCCACGCCGTCGCCAGCGCCGTGCGCCGCGCGCGCGCCGGGCTCAAGGACCCGCAACGGCCCATCGGGGCCTTCATGTTCCTCGGCCCGACCGGCGTCGGCAAAACGCTGCTGGCCCGCGCGCTGGCCGAGTTCATGTTCGGCAGCGAGGACGCCCTCATCCGTATCGACATGTCGGAATACATGGAGCGCCACGCGGTATCGCGTCTTGTGGGCGCGCCGCCCGGCTACGTGGGCTACGAGGAGGGCGGTCAGCTCACCGAGGCCGTCCGCCGCCGGTCCTACGCGGTGATCCTGCTCGACGAGGTCGAGAAGGCGCACCCCGAGGTGTTCAACATCCTGCTCCAGCTCATGGACGACGGGCGATTGACCGACGCCAAGGGCCGCACGGTCGACTTTCGCAACACCATCATCATCATGACCTCCAACGTCGGCGCGCAGCACATCAAGCGCGGCGCGGCGCTTGGCTTCCACTTCGACGAGGGCGAGCAAGCCGACGAGGCTCGCTACAAGAACATGCGGGCCAAGGTGCTGGGCGAGCTGCGCAAGCTCTTCCGGCCCGAGTTCCTCAACCGCGTCGACGGCACCGTGGTCTTTCACGCGCTCACCCGCGCCGACGTCGAGGCCATCGTGGATCTCGAGCTGGGCCGGGTGCGCCTGCAGTTGAGCGAGCATGAGCTGGAGTTGGAGGTCACCTCCGAGGCCAAGTCACTGCTGGCCGAGCGGGGCTACGACCCGGACTTCGGCGCCCGCCCGCTGCGACGCGTGATCCAGAATCTCATCGAGGACCCGCTGGCCGAGGAGCTGCTCCGCGGCGCCTTCGCCACCGGCTCGAAGGTAATCGTGGACCGCGCCGGCGACGAGCTCGACATCACCACCCGAGCCCCTGTCAGCGCCTAGTCGGGCCCGCGCGCCGCGATGCGCGCGCCCAAACGTTTGCGAAGCCGGTTGAATCCCCGGCGCCTCCGCTCCGTCATTCCGGCGGAAGCCGGAATCCAGTCCGGTCGAACCCGAGGGTGCGCCGAATGGCTGGGGTAGAGGCGAGCCTGAGGCCCTTGTGTAGCTTCGCCAATGGGGATTGGCCGGTGGGCCCGGTCCCCTCTCCCTGGAAGGGAGAGGGCTAGGGTGAGGGTCATTCGGAACTTGTACGCGGGGTTTCGACCAATACCGCAAAGGCCCCCCGATGGCTAAGCCACGCGCCAGCTTCATCTGCGAGGACTGCGGCGCGCGCCACCAGCAGTGGAGCGGGCAGTGCGGGGCCTGCGGCGGCTGGAACAGCATCACCGAGCACCGCCCGACGCGCGCGGCGTCTTCGGCGTCGGTCGCCGCGGTGCCGCTCGGCGCGGTCGAGGACGATGCCGCCGCGAGGCGCTCGACCGGCATGAGCGAATTCGACCGCGTGCTGGGCGGCGGTCTGGTCGACGGCGCGCTCATTCTCATCGGCGGCGACCCGGGCATCGGCAAGTCCACCCTCGTGCTGCGCGCCGCCGCCGCGTTGGGGACCGACCGGCGCCCCGTGCTCTACGTCGCGGCGGAGGAGTCGCCCCAGCAAGTCCGCATGCGGGCGCGGCGCATGGGTCTCGAGGCCAGCGCCATTCACGTCTACCCCGACACCGAGGTCGGCGGCGCGCTGGCCGAGGCCGAGCGGCTGCGCACCGGCCTGGTCGTGGTCGACTCCATTCAGACCGTGCGCGTCGAAGGCCTGGCCGCGGCCCCCGGCAGCGTCAGCCAGGTACGCGAGGCCACGGTCCAGATCATGCAGTTCGCCAAGGCGTCCCAAACCCCCGTGATGTTGGTGGGCCACGTCACCAAGGAAGGCACGGTGGCCGGGCCGCGAACCCTCGAGCACATCGTGGACACGGTGCTTTACCTCGAAGGCGACGACTTCCACGCCCAGCGCCTGCTGCGGTCGGTGAAGAACCGCTTCGGCCCGACCTTCGAGGTGGCGGTGTTCGAGATGCGCGGCGACGGCCTGCACGAGGTGCCCAATCCCTCCGCGCTTTTCCTGGCCGAGCGCGACGCCCGCGCGCCGGGCTCGGCGGTGGCCGTGCCTTTGGAGGGCACCCGGCCGCTGGTCGTCGAGATTCAAGCGCTGACGGCGCCGACGGCCTACGCCCTGCCCAAGCGCCTGGCCACGGGATTCGACCTCAACCGGCTGCACATGCTGCTGGCGGTGCTGGGCCGCCGCGCCGGTGTGCAGCTCGGCCAGCATGACGTCTACGTCAACGTGGTCGGCGGCCTGCGGCTGCGCGAGCCCGCGGTCGACCTGGCAGTGGCGGTGGCCATCGCGTCCAGCGCGCGCGACCAGGCGCCCGGACCGCAGGTCGCGGCGATCGGCGAGCTGGGTCTCTCCGGCGAGCTGCGCTCGGTGCCCTCGGCGGCGGTGCGCGTGCGCGAGGCCGAGCGACTGGGCTTCACTCGCTGCCTGGTGCCGACCGCCAGCGCCCGCAACGGCGCGACCGAGGGCCTCGGGGCCGCGAATCTCGCGGAGGCCCTCGCTCTCGCGTTGCCATGACCGCGGGCCCCGTGGACGCGGTGGTGCTGGCCGCGGGCGGCGCAACCCGCATGGGCGGCGAGGACAAGCTGCTGACGCCCCTGGGCGACGCGCCGTTGATCGTCTGGAGCCTGCGCGCCTTCGAGCAGGCGCCCGAAATCCGCCACGTGGTGGTGACCACCAGCCCGGCCAACCGCGACCGGCTCGCCGACGTGACTCGCGCGGCCCGGTTCACCAAGGTGACGCGCGTGGTGCTGGGCGGAACGTCCCGCGCCGGGTCGGTCCTCTGCGGACTTGAAGCGCTCGCGGATTTCGGCGCGGCGTTCGCCGCCATCCACGACGGCGCGCGCCCGTTCGTGACCCCCGACATCATCGCGCGCGGCGTCCAGGCGGCACGCGTGCACGGCGCGGCGGTGGCCGCCGTGCCGTCCGTCGACACCGTCAAGCTCGTCACGCCCGCGGGCCGGGTCAGCCGCACGCTGCCGCGCGAGCAGGTGTGGCTGGCCCAGACGCCCCAGATTGGTCCGCTGGACTCCCTGCTCCAGGCCCACCGGCGCAACCGCGACCGCTTGGGCGATTTCACCGACGACGTGGCGCTGCTGGAACACGAGGGCGTGCCCGTGCACGTCTTCGAGTCCGACGCCGACAACGTCAAGATCACGCGGCCCGCGGACCTGCAGGCAGCACGTGTCCGGGTCGCGTCAATGCCCGGCTATCCTGACGCCATGACCGCCCCTGACACGCAGCAGTGATGGCTGACGCCCAGCAAGCCCCGGCCCCCGCCCCGCGCCGTCGACGCCGCGACATTCGCGAGCGCATGGAAAGCGCGCGGCTGGCGTCCTGGGAGCTGCTCGAGGACCCCGATCTTGCGATCTTTACCATCGAGCGCCCCGACGGCGAGCCGTTCGCCGAATTCGAGCCCGGCCAGTACACCCAGCTCGCCTTCTGGGACCAGCCCGCGGACGACCCGCGCCCGCGCCAGTTCTCCATCGCGTCGACGCCCGCCGACCGTACGTCGCTCGAGTTCTACGTCATCCTGGTGCGCGACGCCGACGAGGACGGCAGCAACCGGCAGGGCGTCTTCACCGGCGCGCTCTGGCGCCACGCGCCCGGCGACGAAGTGCTCTATATGCCGCGTCCCGCGGGACGCTTCGTGCCCTCGCGGACCTCCCAGCACGACCTGGTGTGCGCCGCCACCGGCACGGGCCTCGCCCCGTTCGTCTCGATGGCCCGCGTCTACTGGCAGGACTATCAGCGCGACGGGCGCTCGCCGCGGCGTCTCACGGTGCTGCACGGCGTGTCCTACGCCAGCCAGCTCGGCTACCGCGCCGAGCTGGAGGAGCTGGCCTCCCATGCAGGGTTCGAGTTGCTCTACGTGCCCGTCGTCAGCCGACCCACACAGGACCCCGGGTACGAGGAGCCCATGGGCCGCGGACGTCTGA contains these protein-coding regions:
- a CDS encoding type II toxin-antitoxin system Phd/YefM family antitoxin; translation: MTRRVSVARAKAELSALMAAVAYQGQHVVIERRGRPMAALVSVDDLDRIEAERATSARPRGALALVRAWEDVGDSEIDAMIADIYAAREQDTGREVALDD
- a CDS encoding DUF309 domain-containing protein, translated to MPRGCDDSPDEALLRGAALFNQRAFYAQHEVLEDAWRAETGTVRDLYRGILQVGVGCYHLSRGNHRGACNLLRYGLARLERFEPVCLGVDVSALRRDAARALAALEALGPERLDEFDDRLLPRVAFVAPETA
- a CDS encoding ABC transporter ATP-binding protein; amino-acid sequence: MNRAHTPDPVLAVENLAMYYATRAGDVRAVDGVSFAVQRGESIGLVGESGCGKSSIAMALLKLLPVNARLVRGKILLNGADLAPLSDDEMRAHRWNHIAMVFQAAMNALNPVYRVGDQIIEALDAHIRSTPEISMERVRELFDLVSLDPSFIPRYPHEYSGGMKQRAGIAMALACEPDLLIADEPTTALDVIVQDRILKELRKVQEALNMSLIYISHDMAVIAEVSHAVGVMYAGRIVEWGETVEVFHRPIHPYTQTLMSAFPSVTGPKHKLAMLSGEPPNLLTPPPGCRFHPRCPYATDVCRSEEPPTVRSGSHWAACWHPLDGAAA
- a CDS encoding ABC transporter ATP-binding protein gives rise to the protein MATAASVGTRPLVKVEDLQKRFPVSAGLFERSHSFVHAVDGVSFELARGESFGLVGESGCGKTTTGRLLVRLAEPSDGRVLFDDAVGTPTDITHLSGADLKAFRRRAQMIFQDPYESLNPRRTIFDTVAEPLKVQDACGPHECLERVSRMLEMVGLTPAAAYLFRYPHELSGGQRQRAAIARALVIEPIFVVADEPTSMLDVSIRTGVMQLMQSLADRLGISYLYITHDLAVARYMCSRIAVMYLGKIVEMGDTEAVLQHPKHPYTQALLSAVPIPDPTVTRAPVRIAGGVSTPVDPPPRCRFYDRCPIADDFCRDNDHPPLESKGSGQLAACYKA
- a CDS encoding ATP-dependent Clp protease ATP-binding subunit is translated as MNDRLNKFTERAKKVLVFAQDEATRFNHNYIGTEHLLLGLVREGEGIAAQVLTNLGVELNKVRNAVEFIIGRGERMVVGDISLTPRAKRVIELSIEEARRLGHNYIGTEHLLLGLVREGEGIAAGVLESLGVNLEKVRAQVVQLVSQNSTERGRGEAKKSGSKTPVADQMGIDLTAAARAGKLDPVIGRHDEVERVIQILSRRTKNNPALIGDPGVGKTAIVEGLAQRIVSGDVPESLRGRRLLTLDMGALVAGTKYRGEFEERLKKVIDELKSASDCALFIDELHTVVGAGAAEGAVDAANILKPSLARGELQVIGATTLDEYRKYVERDSALERRFQPVTVREPSIDETIAILTGVRPRYEEHHRVQITDDAVKAAAELAGRYVTDRFLPDKAIDVMDEAAAKVKIRHGMPPRAVRELEAKLEQITNDKARTINEQRFEDANELRQSEQQLRIELNEARQSWTSEQGEGPPHVGEDEVSQVVAMWTGIPVTRIRQEESERLLHMEDVLARRIVSQQEPIHAVASAVRRARAGLKDPQRPIGAFMFLGPTGVGKTLLARALAEFMFGSEDALIRIDMSEYMERHAVSRLVGAPPGYVGYEEGGQLTEAVRRRSYAVILLDEVEKAHPEVFNILLQLMDDGRLTDAKGRTVDFRNTIIIMTSNVGAQHIKRGAALGFHFDEGEQADEARYKNMRAKVLGELRKLFRPEFLNRVDGTVVFHALTRADVEAIVDLELGRVRLQLSEHELELEVTSEAKSLLAERGYDPDFGARPLRRVIQNLIEDPLAEELLRGAFATGSKVIVDRAGDELDITTRAPVSA
- a CDS encoding type II toxin-antitoxin system RelE/ParE family toxin; the protein is MAWTVDYTDTALRELRRLDRRMARRVVEYMDELVAVLDDPRRRGKALTGPMGGLWRYRVGRCRVICDLQDEVLRVLVLRVAGRDQVYR
- a CDS encoding ribbon-helix-helix protein, CopG family, with product MATSIRLSRETEERLRLLAAQTGRSKAYYLRELIEGGIDDLEDYYLAADALERVRKGQEPVHPAADVKADLGLDG
- a CDS encoding S1 RNA-binding domain-containing protein produces the protein MTTTDDAPAAAAVAETMPPDEMPALESMEALLEEATAQLPSIGRGDVLEGVVVGIEPDEILVDIGLKAEGFVPEREQWDNRLEEPRPTYSLGETVLVYVVQPEGDGRAMLSFRRAEQEKVWRATEELFEKGEIIDATILEYNKGGVLVDVGPRGFVPLSQLTSLRRGASDETEDELAARLAELVGRKINVKIIELDRRRNRLILSERVAEREVRSRRREVLLDELQVGQVRQGIVSNICSFGAFVDLGGADGLAHISELSWSRVESPEEILKPGQEIEVYVLSLDREDKKIALSLRRATKDPWQSLESKYGVNEIVEGEVTKLAPFGAFVRLTDGIEGLAHASDLGDAALDSMREGDFGKFQILSIDAGRRRIRLSPLPTEVADSATMEA
- a CDS encoding SDR family NAD(P)-dependent oxidoreductase; amino-acid sequence: MAGALAITGAGRGIGRAIALRMAREGWAVAVSDINGDSAAAVAAEIEQTGRRARGDALDVTDPDAVSAWVNEVDADLGGLTGAVANAGIITIRPLLEVSPDEWRQVMAVNLDGAFFFCQAAGRVMTPRGKGSIVIISSASSRRPSLWLGPYSTSKTALHGLTRNLALELSEHQVRVNAISPGLVDTDMWEKIDRERGGRQGRAAGEVFAEMIKMVPLGRAQVPEDVATIAAFLLSEETEYITGQNISYDGGFQMP
- a CDS encoding PIN domain-containing protein; the protein is MYLLDTDVLSNLLKRSPSISLIAKLASVPAEQQFTSSITLGELIYGAQRRGTEGDVLLRRIETLLLPELPVLPFDTAAARRYGALRAELERCGTPLGDADLRIAAIALERGLSVVTGNLRHFQRVPGLPVENWL